From Carya illinoinensis cultivar Pawnee chromosome 5, C.illinoinensisPawnee_v1, whole genome shotgun sequence, one genomic window encodes:
- the LOC122311154 gene encoding uncharacterized protein LOC122311154 isoform X1 produces the protein MHDSIGIPACFSSGERPADDPANVIRSGQSVSMSVYLTKIAGQCRLINITWCKNVLQHGLYVSVRGPDGDEHHRCKVELKAWYFGRKQGSKHFVIDGKTVYVFWDLKAAKFNSETEPQSDYYVAIVCEEEVVLVVGDLKKDAFRKTGCRPALIEPTLVSRKEHVFGKRKFSTRAKFQEKGNVHDLSIECNSAISNENSLVGFDPKMEIRVDGNLAVHIKHLQWKFRGNECISVNDTKIEVYWDVHDWLFSSGTRHGLFIFRPISLSVPQSSTSAPSSSPTSTHLSNQESNISASGDEDKAGGSSRYSLFFYAWRVE, from the coding sequence ATGCATGATTCAATTGGAATTCCTGCTTGTTTTTCATCCGGGGAGAGGCCAGCTGATGACCCAGCAAATGTAATCAGGTCAGGTCAGAGTGTATCTATGTCAGTATATCTAACAAAGATTGCCGGTCAGTGTCGTCTGATCAACATAACATGGTGTAAGAACGTGTTACAACATGGCCTATATGTTTCTGTTCGAGGACCAGATGGAGATGAGCATCATCGGTGCAAGGTCGAGCTCAAGGCTTGGTATTTTGGGAGGAAACAAGGCTCAAAGCATTTTGTGATTGATGGTAAAACAGTCTATGTGTTTTGGGACCTTAAAGCTGCAAAATTCAACAGCGAGACTGAGCCACAATCAGATTACTATGTTGCCATTGTTTGCGAAGAAGAGGTGGTTTTAGTTGTTGGTGATCTAAAGAAAGACGCCTTCAGAAAAACGGGTTGTAGGCCAGCTCTTATCGAACCCACTTTGGTTTCAAGGAAGGAGCATGTGTTTGGCAAAAGGAAATTCTCCACAAGAGCCAAATTTCAAGAGAAAGGTAATGTTCATGACCTCTCAATTGAGTGTAATAGCGCTATCAGCAATGAGAACTCTTTAGTTGGGTTTGATCCAAAAATGGAGATTAGGGTAGATGGGAATCTAGCAGTTCATATTAAGCACCTTCAATGGAAGTTTAGAGGTAACGAGTGCATCAGTGTAAACGACACTAAAATAGAAGTTTATTGGGATGTCCACGACTGGCTCTTTAGCTCTGGTACAAGGCATGGTCTGTTCATATTTAGGCCAATTTCATTATCTGTACCTCAGTCATCAACATCAGCACCGTcttcttcacctacatcaacaCATTTGTCAAATCAGGAATCCAATATTTCTGCTTCTGGAGATGAAGATAAGGCAGGTGGGTCTTCCAGGTATTCCTTGTTTTTCTATGCCTGGAGGGTAGAATGA
- the LOC122311153 gene encoding GDSL esterase/lipase At3g26430-like, whose translation MEPKYMIYGIFPLVMSMLLLPSPTVSITKCNFPAIFNFGDSNSDTGGLSAAFGAAPPPNGETYFHSPAGRYSDGRLVIDFIAESLGLPYLSAYLDSVGSNFSHGANFATAGSTIRPQNTTISQSGYSPISLDVQFVQFSDFHRRSQVFKKQGGIFENLLPKEDYFSEALYTFDIGQNDLTAGYKLNMTTEQVKAYIPDVLGQFSNVIRKIYGEGGRSFWIHNTGPVGCLPYILDRYLVTAAQIDKYGCASPFNEVAQYFNLRLKETLAQLRKELPEATITYIDVYSVKYTLITQAQENGFQDPLIACCGHGGKYNFNRLMKCGAKKTVNGKEIVIAKSCEDPTVRINWDGVHYTEAANKWIFQQIANGSFSDPPISLKISCHS comes from the exons atggaaCCTAAATACATGATTTATGGCATCTTTCCCCTTGTAATGTCAATGTTACTACTACCAAGTCCAACTGTATCCATAACCAAATGCAATTTTCCGGCCATCTTCAACTTTGGTGACTCAAATTCAGACACCGGCGGTTTATCGGCAGCATTTGGAGCAGCTCCTCCACCCAACGGAGAAACCTATTTCCACTCTCCAGCAGGACGGTATTCTGATGGGCGTCTAGTAATCGATTTCATTG CGGAAAGCTTAGGATTACCTTATCTAAGTGCTTATCTGGACTCGGTGGGTTCAAACTTTAGCCATGGAGCCAATTTTGCTACTGCTGGATCAACCATCAGACCCCAAAACACAACCATATCACAAAGTGGATATAGCCCCATTTCATTGGACGTGCAGTTTGTTCAATTCTCAGATTTTCACAGAAGATCCCAAGTATTCAAAAAACAGG GAGGTATCTTTGAGAATTTGTTGCCAAAGGAAGATTATTTCTCTGAAGCTCTCTACACTTTTGACATTGGTCAAAATGATCTCACTGCTGGTTACAAACTCAACATGACCACTGAACAAGTCAAGGCATATATTCCTGATGTATTGGGCCAGTTCTCAAATGTCATTAGG AAGATTTATGGTGAAGGGGGAAGGTCATTTTGGATACACAACACAGGCCCTGTGGGCTGCCTACCATACATTTTGGACCGCTATCTTGTCACGGCGGCCCAGATAGATAAATATGGGTGCGCCAGTCCATTTAATGAGGTGGCCCAATATTTCAACCTCCGGTTGAAAGAAACACTAGCCCAACTCAGAAAGGAACTTCCCGAGGCCACAATCACCTACATTGATGTCTACTCAGTGAAATACACCCTCATAACCCAAGCCCAAGaaaatg GATTCCAGGACCCACTGATAGCATGCTGCGGGCACGGTGGGAAATACAATTTCAATAGGTTAATGAAGTGTGGAGCAAAGAAGACTGTAAATGGCAAAGAGATTGTGATTGCAAAATCATGCGAAGATCCGACGGTTCGGATTAATTGGGATGGGGTCCATTACACTGAGGCGGCTAACAAGTGGATATTCCAACAAATAGCTAATGGCTCATTTTCAGACCCACCAATTTCATTGAAAATATCCTGTCATTCATAG
- the LOC122311154 gene encoding uncharacterized protein LOC122311154 isoform X2, with translation MSVYLTKIAGQCRLINITWCKNVLQHGLYVSVRGPDGDEHHRCKVELKAWYFGRKQGSKHFVIDGKTVYVFWDLKAAKFNSETEPQSDYYVAIVCEEEVVLVVGDLKKDAFRKTGCRPALIEPTLVSRKEHVFGKRKFSTRAKFQEKGNVHDLSIECNSAISNENSLVGFDPKMEIRVDGNLAVHIKHLQWKFRGNECISVNDTKIEVYWDVHDWLFSSGTRHGLFIFRPISLSVPQSSTSAPSSSPTSTHLSNQESNISASGDEDKAGGSSRYSLFFYAWRVE, from the coding sequence ATGTCAGTATATCTAACAAAGATTGCCGGTCAGTGTCGTCTGATCAACATAACATGGTGTAAGAACGTGTTACAACATGGCCTATATGTTTCTGTTCGAGGACCAGATGGAGATGAGCATCATCGGTGCAAGGTCGAGCTCAAGGCTTGGTATTTTGGGAGGAAACAAGGCTCAAAGCATTTTGTGATTGATGGTAAAACAGTCTATGTGTTTTGGGACCTTAAAGCTGCAAAATTCAACAGCGAGACTGAGCCACAATCAGATTACTATGTTGCCATTGTTTGCGAAGAAGAGGTGGTTTTAGTTGTTGGTGATCTAAAGAAAGACGCCTTCAGAAAAACGGGTTGTAGGCCAGCTCTTATCGAACCCACTTTGGTTTCAAGGAAGGAGCATGTGTTTGGCAAAAGGAAATTCTCCACAAGAGCCAAATTTCAAGAGAAAGGTAATGTTCATGACCTCTCAATTGAGTGTAATAGCGCTATCAGCAATGAGAACTCTTTAGTTGGGTTTGATCCAAAAATGGAGATTAGGGTAGATGGGAATCTAGCAGTTCATATTAAGCACCTTCAATGGAAGTTTAGAGGTAACGAGTGCATCAGTGTAAACGACACTAAAATAGAAGTTTATTGGGATGTCCACGACTGGCTCTTTAGCTCTGGTACAAGGCATGGTCTGTTCATATTTAGGCCAATTTCATTATCTGTACCTCAGTCATCAACATCAGCACCGTcttcttcacctacatcaacaCATTTGTCAAATCAGGAATCCAATATTTCTGCTTCTGGAGATGAAGATAAGGCAGGTGGGTCTTCCAGGTATTCCTTGTTTTTCTATGCCTGGAGGGTAGAATGA